A stretch of Lathyrus oleraceus cultivar Zhongwan6 chromosome 6, CAAS_Psat_ZW6_1.0, whole genome shotgun sequence DNA encodes these proteins:
- the LOC127095173 gene encoding F-box only protein 8 translates to MDYQQKLSLPFNKWSDSKVSRKYIDDDVAFHVLSKLPVKSLKRFGCVRKSWSILFENSHFINMFRNHFISHSNSEDHRTYLLIFKRDCVDRYHPELHLFDSRIKLTLPPPFQEDDFYLNILGKTSVSGVFCIGTKNVRGGSNKVKYVLWNPAIEEFVVIPPSPDELVPKHPRLGVFHDFHGFGYDQVRDDFKVIQYVTFDSSSCNDYDPDSPPPQGIMYFSFFEIYSLRNNSWKILHMDDMAQWCVGNPFNGEELYMNGACHWLVKGKHDQIFMMSFDMSHEVFFTTPIDERSDLDDGYLTGLNGSIAFITNHDKNNIFHISILGELGVKESWIKLFIYGPMPSIDWPPIGFGKKGYIFFRKIDDELAYVDLSTQIIEELGIKGEDYCCYTGLYQESLLSIGGSSN, encoded by the coding sequence ATGGATTATCAGCAGAAGCTATCACTGCCGTTCAACAAGTGGTCTGATTCAAAGGTTAGCAGAAAGTATATTGACGATGATGTTGCCTTCCATGTTCTTTCGAAACTCCCCGTTAAATCATTGAAGCGTTTTGGTTGCGTACGCAAATCATGGTCCATTTTATTTGAAAATTCTCATTTCATCAATATGTTCCGCAACCATTTCATATCTCATAGCAATTCCGAGGATCATCGTACATATCTCCTCATATTTAAACGTGATTGTGTTGATCGTTACCATCCTGAATTGCATTTGTTCGATAGTAGAATCAAATTAACTTTGCCACCTCCATTTCAAGAGGATGACTTTTATCTTAATATTTTGGGAAAAACAAGTGTTAGCGGTGTTTTTTGTATCGGGACAAAGAATGTAAGGGGAGGTTCTAATAAGGTCAAATATGTATTGTGGAACCCAGCTATTGAAGAATTCGTTGTCATTCCTCCTAGCCCCGATGAGCTTGTACCAAAACACCCTCGCCTTGGCGTGTTTCATGACTTTCATGGGTTTGGTTATGACCAAGTAAGAGATGACTTTAAGGTGATTCAATATGTAACATTTGATAGCTCAAGTTGTAATGACTATGATCCTGATTCTCCTCCACCACAAGGTATAATGTATTTCTCCTTTTTTGAGATATATAGTCTAAGAAATAATTCTTGGAAGATACTCCACATGGATGATATGGCTCAATGGTGTGTTGGTAACCCATTTAATGGGGAGGAATTGTACATGAATGGTGCATGTCATTGGTTGGTTAAGGGTAAACATGATCAAATATTTATGATGTCATTTGACATGAGTCATGAGGTGTTCTTTACAACGCCCATTGATGAAAGATCTGATTTGGATGATGGATACTTGACGGGGTTAAATGGATCAATTGCTTTTATCACAAATCATGACAAGAATAATATTTTTCACATATCTATTCTGGGTGAACTCGGTGTGAAAGAATCATGGATCAAACTATTTATTTATGGCCCCATGCCTTCCATTGACTGGCCCCCAATTGGATTTGGGAAGAAGGGATACATTTTCTTTAGAAAAATAGATGATGAGCTAGCCTATGTTGATTTGAGCACCCAAATAATTGAGGAGCTTGGGATTAAAGGAGAAGATTATTGTTGTTATACCGGACTTTACCAGGAAAGCCTTCTTTCGATTGGAGGATCAAGTAACTAG